TAGCTTCAAGCAACGCCCGCTCTTTACCTGTGAGGTGAACACGCAACGACGAACGCTGAACACCGCCGATCGATTTAGGCGCGCGACGAACATTGCGCGGTGCAACGCGCCGCCCACCGGCCTTGTCCGACTCGCTCATCACTCACAGTCTCCTCAGCGTAGCGACCCGAAGGGATCACACTCCTAGTGTGCACCAGGTAGAACCCCGTGTCTACCTGCAAGCCTGATAATGGTACCATTATCATATAGCTTGCTCCCCGGGCGACCGCGCACACTGTTGTGTGCGCTAGGGCGCAGTGAACGCACCGTGTGCGATTACTTGGCTTGGGGTGCAAGCTACATGGATGTGGCGTGACCGGCGTCTGCGATACGTTCCGGCGCGAGTTGTGGAGCGCGCGAGTGCGACGGCGAGGCGCGTGGTTGCCCCCCTTGTGTTGCGATGGTGAAGCGCAAGCGCGCAGTGCTGCGCTGTGAGACGCGATCGCTTTTGATAGACGTCGTGTGCGTGTGTGTGGCCGCGTTGCCGGTAGTTGTCGTCTGCGCTTGTTCGAGCGCGTTGTGGGTTCGGTTTGGTTTGGTGGTTGTGCGCGTGTGTGCGCGCACAACCTACGTGACGGGCGAAACCATTAACCCTTGGCTTTCATGAAGTGAAAGGAACACATTTAATGTCGAACCAATTCAACCCAGTAGCCAAACTGTTGAACCACGACGAGAACAGGGAGCGCGCAGTGCGCGAACTCGGCCAAGCGATGATCCAACTTGAAGCGGGCGTATCTTCCTACAAGGACGCATACAAGGCAGCTACTGACGCGGGCTGGACCAAGCGTGAGTTAAACGCCGCAGGTTTCTTCGACGTAGTGAAGCTACCTAAGGTAAGAAAGATCGACGCGCCCGCGCCTAGCGCGTGCGATGAGGATGAGCAGTAAGAACAAAGGCGTGCTAACCCACTCGGGTTAGCACGCCTTAAACAAATCTTGCGCGCTCCTTGTTGCCACCACGGGTGGCTTAAAGCAAGTGAGGCCAAGCTTTGCGTGGTCAATAGGGGTTGTGCACATTTGTGGGCGGCATGTCCGTCCACACTTGGGTGCAAGCCAGTCGGCATGGCTTGTGGTAAACATACGACACCAAGGCGAGTGTCGGTTTTCCACACGCCAGGCCGCACACGCACCGCGTGAACCACGCCGCGCAACGCGCGGCCAAAATAAAACAAACCGATCGGCAACTTGCGACCTGCTTTCGCCAGAAGCAAGTGCATGAGACGCAAGATCGGGTCAAGCGTCGGTCTTGGTGCGTTTGATAGCTCTGTAGATTGTCGGTCGTGAAACATTGAACGTTCTTGCCACCGAGCTTATCGACTTGCCGCCCTCAACGAGTTCTTTAGCTACCTGCACCTGCTCTGCACTTAGTTTCGGCTTTGGCCCAGCGACCCGGCCCTGCGCACGTGCGTGAGCCACTCCCTCGCGGGTGCGCTTAATAAGCAGGTCACGTTCCCACTCCGCGAGTGAGGCCATGACATTGAGAACTACCTTGTCAGCAGGACGTGAAGTATCCAGAGCAGGATTTAACACCTTGACATTGATGTCACGCTCGGCCAGGTGCGCAATAGTGTTCACCGTCTCCGCAAGGTTACGGCCCAGTCTGTCCAACCGTGTCACAACGAGCGTGTCATCTGGCCTCATGTAGGCCAGCGCGTCGTCAAGCCCGGGTCGCTGCCACTTGGTACCGGAGATGGTATCGGTGTAGATATGATTCGGGTCGCAACCAGCGTCGATAAGCGCCTCACGCTGGGTGTCGAGACTTTGGCCCTGTCTCGACGTGGACACACGGGCGTATCCGATGAGCATTAGGACTCACCGACCTCGGGAATACGGTCTCCATATGGAAGTAGACGCATGTAGTCTTCCATGAACTGCCAGTCTGGTTTTCCGTCGGGTGTTACAGGTAGCTGGACGGAGGTGGCATTCATGTTGTCAAGGGTCCACTTACGCCCATAAGAGAAGCGATACTTCTCTTGCCGTAGAATGGTAGAAATGAACAATCCGACAGCAGGTGTCAGTTCCCCGTATTCAGGTCTAAGGTAGAGCGCATTGAC
The sequence above is a segment of the Schaalia radingae genome. Coding sequences within it:
- a CDS encoding recombinase family protein produces the protein MLIGYARVSTSRQGQSLDTQREALIDAGCDPNHIYTDTISGTKWQRPGLDDALAYMRPDDTLVVTRLDRLGRNLAETVNTIAHLAERDINVKVLNPALDTSRPADKVVLNVMASLAEWERDLLIKRTREGVAHARAQGRVAGPKPKLSAEQVQVAKELVEGGKSISSVARTFNVSRPTIYRAIKRTKTDA